The Syntrophorhabdaceae bacterium genome segment GAGGAGCCGCATATGGCTTTGAAGGCGGTTGCTCCCGCTACGGTGGAGATTGCAAGTCCTCCCGGTACATGGCCCAGGTACCTGTAGGAAGCGTTGAAAAGTTTCTTCGCCACGCCCGAATTAAAGGCAATCTGTCCCATTAATACGAAAAGGGGTATGACCGTGAGGCCGTAGGAGGTGAAGACATCGAAAAAATCCTTCGCGAGAAGGTTCAGCCCCGCTTCCCAGCTGACGAGGTAGGCAAAGCCGGCAAAACCGACTATGAACATGGCAAAAAACATTTCAATACCTGTGGTAAAGAGGGCAAGGACAACGAAAATACCTATAATGCCAACCGTCACTTCACTCATCGCGCCCTCCCGTAATCTTCATGATCTCGCCCACAAGCACCAGGATTTGACCGAGGCAGCAGACCGCGAGCGCATATGCGACCGGGTGAAACGGGATGTGCCGGGTGAGGGTGACCTCGTTCGCCTCCTTAAGATCGTACCCGAGCTTATAGAGATTCCAGCCGATGAAGATGAAGAGAACGATGCCCATGAGCCTCGTGACAATATTAGCGACTTTTTGCACGGACTTCGGCCATTTCTCGGAAAGCACTTCGACACAAATATGATTGCGGGCCCAGGCGGTGATGGGCAACCCGAAGCCGAGCACGATTGCGCCCCCCAAACCGACAATCTCGTAGGTGCCGATTAT includes the following:
- a CDS encoding TRAP transporter small permease, producing METALTYIEKLSKWMQAISGVFLTGIMFLTTADVIGRIFDHPIIGTYEIVGLGGAIVLGFGLPITAWARNHICVEVLSEKWPKSVQKVANIVTRLMGIVLFIFIGWNLYKLGYDLKEANEVTLTRHIPFHPVAYALAVCCLGQILVLVGEIMKITGGRDE